The following proteins come from a genomic window of Gammaproteobacteria bacterium:
- a CDS encoding CCA tRNA nucleotidyltransferase: MIRRLEQAGFETWAVGGVVRDALAGRRADADWDLATRARPEQVRGVFRRVVPIGLEHGTVGVLTRGEMYEVTTFRRDVETFGRRATVEFADDIDEDLGRRDFTINAIAWHPLRREMRDPFGGADDLAAGILRTVGDARTRFAEDFLRILRALRFAGRFALAVEPETWSALCEHRQHLADLSPERVREELTKTLRSTHPSRALSLYAASGVLPILYPELARCLNRREDGRLDPWSAALQMVDIVSRRYPLARLACLLGAIGVPSGDVGEELPAEERAGMRTAELMERLRYSRADTEGVSALVRAVAASPEIGAGPTLRRWLHQTREVDRRHLFRIWIARARLETALGARNPERAVLSRWRAVRAELAMDPPLALADLALTGRDLIEMGMRPGPGFGAVLAHLLELVLDDPALNRGPILALRARRYVDARARASHTSERPA; encoded by the coding sequence GTGATTCGAAGACTCGAACAGGCCGGCTTCGAGACGTGGGCGGTAGGGGGCGTCGTACGGGACGCGCTCGCGGGGCGTCGCGCGGACGCCGACTGGGATCTGGCCACGCGCGCCCGGCCGGAGCAGGTGCGGGGGGTGTTCCGGCGGGTCGTGCCCATCGGGTTGGAGCACGGAACGGTGGGGGTGCTCACGCGAGGGGAGATGTACGAGGTCACCACCTTCCGGCGCGACGTGGAGACCTTCGGGCGCAGAGCCACGGTCGAGTTTGCCGACGACATCGACGAGGACCTGGGGCGGCGGGACTTTACCATCAACGCCATCGCGTGGCACCCTCTGCGCCGCGAGATGCGCGATCCCTTCGGCGGCGCCGACGATCTTGCCGCCGGGATCCTGCGCACGGTCGGAGACGCCAGGACGCGGTTCGCGGAGGACTTCCTGCGCATCCTGCGTGCGTTGCGCTTCGCCGGACGCTTCGCCCTGGCCGTTGAGCCGGAGACGTGGTCCGCCCTCTGTGAGCACCGGCAGCATCTGGCGGACCTGTCGCCCGAGCGGGTGCGGGAGGAGTTGACGAAGACCCTCCGCTCCACGCATCCATCGCGCGCGCTCTCTCTGTACGCCGCTTCCGGCGTGCTCCCCATCCTCTACCCGGAGCTGGCGCGATGCCTGAACCGGCGCGAGGACGGCCGGCTCGACCCTTGGAGCGCCGCCCTTCAGATGGTGGACATCGTCTCCCGGAGATACCCGCTCGCACGTCTGGCATGCCTCCTGGGCGCGATCGGCGTGCCCTCGGGGGATGTGGGCGAGGAATTGCCTGCGGAGGAGCGCGCAGGGATGCGCACGGCTGAGCTGATGGAGCGCCTGCGCTATTCCCGCGCCGACACCGAGGGCGTGAGCGCGCTGGTGCGCGCGGTCGCGGCCAGCCCTGAAATCGGCGCCGGACCGACGTTGCGGCGCTGGCTTCACCAGACCCGGGAAGTGGACCGCCGCCACCTGTTTCGGATCTGGATCGCCCGCGCCCGACTGGAGACCGCTCTGGGAGCCCGGAACCCCGAGCGCGCCGTGCTCTCCCGCTGGAGGGCGGTCAGGGCGGAGCTGGCCATGGATCCCCCGCTCGCGCTGGCGGATCTGGCGCTTACCGGGCGGGATCTCATCGAGATGGGTATGCGGCCCGGTCCCGGTTTCGGCGCCGTGCTCGCTCATCTGCTCGAGCTGGTCCTGGATGATCCTGCGTTGAATCGTGGTCCGATTCTGGCACTTCGCGCCCGGCGCTACGTTGACGCCCGCGCCCGGGCGTCACACACCTCCGAGAGACCGGCGTGA
- the alaS gene encoding alanine--tRNA ligase, translating to MLASRIGRRRLPATGPLQMETAEIRRRFLSFFEERGHGVVSSSSLVPGNDPSLLFTNAGMVQFKSVFLGEEPAPHRTAVTSQKCLRAGGKHNDLEEVGRTARHHTFFEMLGNFSFGDYFKREAIRYAWDFLTVELGMDPDRLYATVHYTDDEAAELWHEVAGLERSRIYRLGDKDNFWQMADTGPCGPCSEVHYDLRPRGERGVDLPVAEFEEKGERGEFLELWNLVFMQFNRDEEGVQHPLPAPSIDTGAGLERLATVLQGVDSNYHIDLFRPLLERAAEVVGRPYDPNAPEGVSYRVLADHSRAVAFLLADGVYPSNEGRGYVLRRILRRGVRHAWLLGRREPALVEVVDAVIGAMGETYPELVERAEHILSITRGEEERFLTTIEGGMERFEVAASNAHDDVIGGEEAFRLYDTFGFPLDLTQVMARERGYSVDVEGFEAALERQRERSRGPLTATVTVDVGVDAQLSVVASLGPRRWRDLDTDAEQTFVGYDHRGVSTDVIALREGDAEWGMQLRENPFYVEAGGQVSDRGTVTGDGWRLTVERVERVEGRTALTGPLEGDPPPLDVGPLPVQARVPEDDRHDTERNHTATHLLHAALRSVLGEHATQQGSLVAPDRLRFDFAHSGPMTAGEVEEVESFVNEAVWRDYPVEVGESTYDEAIAAGAMALFGEKYGDRVRTITIPGISIELCGGTHLRHTGEVGLFKVVSEGGVAAGVRRIEAVTGPGALRHYQSIEAELEEVSGLLRTPVRNAVRRTRQLIDEKKELERLLDEMGKAGGGRETVVVASELTLGDGDPFRAAYRAVRMRARRADEVRSYGDEFLAAEPSGVAVVAAELPGGKQTLFSFVGAALIRRGIKADEVVRGVAAVVGGRGGGRPHMAQAGVADPSRLDEALAAGEAVVRELSGRGGRP from the coding sequence GTGCTGGCGTCCCGTATCGGGCGGCGGCGCCTTCCCGCCACCGGCCCGTTGCAGATGGAAACTGCTGAAATCCGCCGGCGCTTTCTGAGCTTCTTCGAGGAGCGCGGACACGGCGTAGTATCGAGTTCTTCCCTGGTTCCCGGGAACGATCCCAGCCTGCTGTTCACCAACGCGGGCATGGTCCAGTTCAAGAGCGTGTTTCTGGGCGAAGAGCCTGCGCCGCACCGCACTGCGGTCACCTCCCAGAAATGCCTCCGCGCCGGCGGAAAGCACAACGATCTGGAAGAGGTCGGGCGCACCGCGCGCCACCACACCTTCTTCGAGATGCTCGGAAACTTCTCGTTCGGGGACTACTTCAAGCGCGAGGCCATCCGCTACGCCTGGGACTTCCTGACCGTCGAGCTGGGCATGGATCCCGACCGGCTGTACGCAACGGTGCACTACACCGACGACGAGGCGGCCGAGCTTTGGCACGAGGTGGCGGGACTCGAGCGGTCGCGCATCTACCGGCTGGGCGACAAGGACAACTTCTGGCAGATGGCCGACACGGGGCCCTGCGGGCCGTGTTCGGAGGTGCACTACGACTTGCGGCCGAGGGGGGAGCGGGGCGTGGATCTGCCCGTCGCCGAGTTCGAGGAGAAGGGGGAGCGGGGCGAGTTCCTCGAGTTGTGGAACCTCGTGTTCATGCAGTTCAACCGGGACGAGGAGGGTGTGCAGCACCCGCTGCCGGCGCCCTCCATCGACACCGGGGCGGGGCTGGAGCGCCTGGCTACGGTGCTGCAGGGTGTGGACTCCAACTACCATATCGATCTCTTTCGGCCGCTTCTGGAGCGCGCCGCCGAGGTCGTGGGGAGGCCATACGACCCGAATGCGCCGGAGGGGGTGAGCTACCGGGTGCTCGCCGACCACAGCCGCGCCGTGGCCTTCCTGCTCGCCGACGGGGTCTATCCGTCCAACGAGGGGCGGGGCTACGTGCTGCGCCGGATCCTGCGGCGGGGCGTGCGGCACGCCTGGCTGCTGGGGCGCCGCGAGCCCGCCCTGGTGGAGGTTGTGGACGCGGTCATCGGGGCCATGGGCGAGACCTACCCGGAGCTGGTCGAGCGGGCGGAGCACATCCTGTCGATCACGCGGGGGGAGGAGGAGCGCTTCCTGACCACCATTGAAGGGGGGATGGAGCGCTTCGAGGTTGCCGCGTCCAACGCCCACGACGACGTGATCGGTGGCGAAGAAGCCTTCCGCCTGTACGACACCTTCGGTTTTCCGCTCGATCTCACCCAGGTGATGGCCCGCGAGCGGGGGTATTCGGTGGACGTGGAGGGGTTCGAGGCGGCGTTGGAGAGGCAGCGGGAGCGGAGTCGGGGCCCACTAACGGCTACCGTAACGGTTGATGTCGGCGTGGACGCACAGTTGTCTGTAGTGGCGTCGCTCGGCCCTCGGCGATGGCGGGACCTGGATACGGATGCCGAGCAGACATTCGTCGGGTACGACCATCGAGGCGTGTCCACAGACGTCATCGCACTGCGCGAAGGCGACGCTGAATGGGGCATGCAGCTTCGCGAGAACCCGTTCTACGTGGAGGCCGGCGGCCAGGTCTCCGATCGGGGCACGGTTACCGGCGACGGCTGGCGGCTCACCGTCGAGCGGGTCGAACGGGTGGAAGGCCGCACGGCACTGACCGGGCCGCTGGAGGGGGATCCGCCGCCGCTGGATGTGGGGCCGCTGCCCGTGCAGGCCCGGGTCCCGGAGGACGACCGGCACGACACTGAGCGGAACCACACCGCGACTCACCTTCTGCACGCCGCTCTTCGGTCGGTGCTGGGGGAGCACGCGACGCAGCAGGGGTCGCTGGTGGCTCCGGACCGGCTGCGCTTCGACTTCGCCCACTCCGGGCCGATGACGGCCGGGGAGGTCGAGGAGGTGGAGTCCTTCGTCAATGAGGCGGTGTGGCGAGACTACCCGGTCGAGGTGGGCGAATCGACCTACGACGAGGCGATCGCGGCGGGCGCGATGGCGCTCTTCGGCGAGAAGTACGGCGACCGCGTGCGCACGATCACGATTCCCGGCATCAGCATCGAGCTGTGCGGCGGAACCCACCTGCGCCATACCGGCGAAGTGGGGCTCTTCAAGGTCGTGAGCGAGGGCGGCGTGGCGGCGGGCGTGCGCCGCATCGAGGCGGTCACCGGGCCGGGCGCCCTCAGGCACTATCAGTCCATCGAGGCGGAGCTCGAGGAGGTATCCGGCCTGCTGCGGACGCCGGTGCGCAACGCGGTTCGGCGTACCCGCCAGCTCATCGACGAGAAGAAGGAGCTCGAGCGGCTGCTGGACGAGATGGGCAAGGCGGGGGGTGGGCGCGAAACCGTGGTGGTGGCCAGCGAGCTCACCCTCGGCGACGGCGACCCCTTCCGGGCGGCCTACCGGGCGGTGCGGATGCGGGCGCGCCGCGCGGACGAGGTGCGCAGCTACGGCGACGAGTTTCTGGCCGCCGAACCGAGTGGGGTGGCGGTGGTCGCCGCCGAACTGCCCGGCGGGAAGCAGACCCTGTTCAGCTTCGTCGGCGCCGCCCTCATCCGCCGGGGGATCAAGGCGGACGAGGTGGTGCGGGGAGTGGCGGCGGTGGTGGGAGGACGCGGCGGCGGGCGGCCGCACATGGCGCAGGCGGGCGTCGCGGATCCCAGCCGGCTTGACGAGGCGCTGGCGGCGGGTGAGGCGGTCGTGCGCGAACTCTCCGGCCGCGGCGGAAGGCCGTGA
- the recA gene encoding recombinase RecA: MARKIQTNSKDKALKTALTQIERAHGRGAIMKMGSDSSRIQIESISTGSLNLDAATGIGGVPRGRISEVYGPESSGKTTLCLHVIANAQRAGGIAAFIDAEHALDIGYARKLGVDIDELLVAQPDTGEQALEIAEVLIRSNAIDVIVIDSVAALVPRAEIEGEMGDSHVGLQARLMSQALRKLTGAVNRSHTSVIFTNQIREKVGVMFGSPETTSGGRALKFYASLRLDIRRIGAIKDGQEFLGNRVRVKVVKNKCAPPFRQAEFDILYDLGISHSSLLIDLGVDKGVVSRSGSWFSFGDLRLGQGKDNSRKFLEENDDIAGEIEAKVRIALGLDRPDEKLAAADGKGAAPSGKGSRANAGKAPSAGPRRSPAGKVGGARVVA, encoded by the coding sequence ATGGCCCGCAAGATCCAGACCAACTCGAAGGACAAGGCGCTGAAGACCGCTCTCACGCAGATCGAGAGGGCCCACGGCAGGGGGGCGATCATGAAGATGGGGTCGGACTCATCCCGAATTCAGATCGAATCCATCTCCACCGGTTCGCTGAATCTGGATGCGGCGACCGGAATCGGCGGCGTGCCGCGGGGGCGGATCAGCGAGGTGTACGGGCCGGAGTCGAGCGGCAAGACCACCCTCTGCCTGCACGTGATCGCGAACGCGCAGCGCGCAGGCGGCATCGCGGCGTTCATCGACGCGGAGCACGCCCTGGACATCGGCTACGCCCGCAAGCTCGGGGTCGATATCGACGAGCTGCTGGTGGCGCAGCCCGATACCGGCGAGCAGGCTCTGGAGATCGCCGAGGTGCTGATCCGCTCCAACGCCATCGACGTCATCGTCATCGACTCGGTGGCGGCGCTGGTCCCGCGCGCGGAGATCGAAGGCGAGATGGGCGACTCGCACGTCGGGCTGCAGGCGCGCCTGATGAGCCAGGCCCTGCGCAAGCTGACGGGGGCGGTGAACCGCTCGCACACGTCGGTGATCTTCACCAACCAGATTCGCGAGAAGGTGGGGGTCATGTTCGGAAGTCCGGAAACCACCTCCGGCGGCCGGGCCCTGAAGTTCTACGCCTCGCTCAGGCTCGACATCCGGCGCATCGGCGCCATCAAGGACGGCCAGGAATTCCTGGGCAACCGGGTTCGCGTCAAGGTGGTGAAGAACAAGTGCGCGCCGCCCTTCCGGCAGGCGGAGTTCGACATTCTCTACGATCTGGGCATCAGCCACTCGTCGCTGCTGATCGACCTCGGGGTGGACAAGGGAGTCGTCTCCCGCTCCGGTTCCTGGTTCTCCTTCGGCGATCTGCGCCTGGGGCAGGGCAAGGACAACTCCCGCAAGTTCCTGGAAGAAAACGACGACATCGCCGGCGAGATCGAGGCCAAGGTGCGCATCGCGCTCGGTCTGGATCGGCCCGATGAGAAACTCGCGGCGGCGGACGGCAAGGGCGCCGCGCCTTCCGGGAAGGGTTCGCGCGCCAATGCCGGGAAGGCCCCCTCGGCGGGTCCGCGCCGGAGCCCGGCCGGCAAGGTCGGGGGAGCGCGCGTGGTGGCGTAG
- a CDS encoding DUF547 domain-containing protein: protein MTTGKALLTSLLACVLAASPVAAQDVTDHADFTRILEDVVQAPRVDYAALQDRRADLAAYLDQLAGTDLAALESAPDDVQLAFWINAYNACMLDRVSSNYPIRKNAGLVGSIRNAFADRPDNSVWQIRDVFTGAFCDVAGATRSLDEIEHEIIRPTWGEPRIHFAVNCAALSCPPLAAEAYVPERLDDQLDRAVRGLVENPEHFLIDRSGAGSLTLNRVLDWYGDDFGGTDGLLDFFARYVSEEDAEYLRNPGLDVRFFEYDWTLNDLDP from the coding sequence ATGACCACAGGAAAAGCCCTTCTTACGTCCCTGCTCGCCTGCGTGCTCGCGGCGTCACCGGTCGCCGCGCAGGACGTTACCGACCACGCTGACTTCACCCGGATCCTCGAGGACGTCGTCCAGGCGCCGCGGGTGGACTACGCCGCCCTGCAGGACCGCCGGGCGGACCTGGCCGCCTACCTGGATCAGCTCGCGGGTACGGACCTGGCCGCGCTCGAGTCGGCGCCCGACGACGTCCAGCTCGCGTTCTGGATCAACGCGTACAACGCCTGCATGCTGGACCGGGTGTCGTCGAACTATCCGATCCGGAAGAACGCCGGGCTGGTGGGTTCGATCCGCAACGCGTTCGCCGACCGCCCCGACAACTCCGTCTGGCAGATCCGCGACGTCTTCACCGGAGCCTTCTGCGATGTCGCAGGAGCAACCCGCTCCCTCGACGAGATCGAGCACGAGATCATACGGCCGACGTGGGGTGAGCCGCGCATCCACTTCGCGGTCAACTGCGCCGCGCTGAGCTGCCCTCCGCTGGCGGCCGAGGCCTACGTGCCGGAGCGTCTCGACGACCAGCTCGATCGAGCCGTGCGCGGGCTGGTGGAGAATCCCGAACACTTCCTGATCGACCGCTCGGGCGCCGGATCCCTCACCCTGAACCGGGTGCTGGACTGGTACGGCGACGACTTCGGAGGAACAGACGGCCTGCTCGACTTCTTCGCCCGGTACGTGTCCGAGGAAGATGCCGAATACCTCCGGAACCCGGGCCTGGACGTGCGCTTCTTCGAATACGACTGGACGCTGAACGACCTCGACCCGTGA
- a CDS encoding TIGR04283 family arsenosugar biosynthesis glycosyltransferase, whose translation MTGATLGVVIPTIDEAGHLPRLLADLAEVQLPLRVVVSDGGSADDTLDLARAGGAVCVSGPRGRATQMNAGAGALDTPWLLFLHADSRLPSASRSALVSALQSDNGPAAAYFPFRLSGRGWFWRLVETGQRVRERLTGLVYGDQGLLVRRDAFEAVGGYPELPLMEDVEMVRRLRRSGRIARLPGPLLTSPRTYQRLGRWKVWLRNGATTSLYLAGVAPERLARWYPERVPASENGRNR comes from the coding sequence GTGACCGGCGCCACCCTGGGGGTGGTGATCCCGACCATCGACGAAGCGGGTCATCTGCCCCGACTGCTGGCCGACCTGGCGGAAGTTCAACTGCCGCTTCGTGTCGTCGTTTCGGACGGCGGTTCCGCCGACGACACCCTCGACCTTGCCCGTGCGGGAGGCGCCGTGTGCGTGTCCGGGCCCCGGGGACGGGCCACCCAGATGAACGCGGGCGCGGGCGCGCTCGACACACCCTGGCTCCTCTTCCTGCACGCCGACTCCCGGCTCCCGTCAGCCTCCCGCTCGGCGCTCGTCTCCGCGCTCCAATCCGACAACGGCCCGGCGGCGGCGTATTTCCCGTTCCGCCTGAGCGGGCGTGGCTGGTTCTGGCGCCTGGTCGAGACCGGACAGCGCGTGCGCGAGCGCCTAACCGGCCTGGTGTACGGCGACCAGGGCCTGCTGGTGCGGCGCGACGCCTTCGAAGCCGTCGGAGGCTACCCCGAACTGCCCCTCATGGAAGATGTCGAGATGGTTCGCCGACTGCGTCGCTCGGGCAGGATCGCGCGCCTGCCCGGGCCTCTGCTGACCAGCCCCAGAACCTACCAGCGCCTCGGAAGATGGAAGGTCTGGCTGCGCAACGGGGCGACCACCTCCCTGTACCTGGCCGGCGTCGCGCCCGAACGCCTGGCGCGTTGGTATCCCGAGCGCGTCCCGGCATCGGAGAATGGGCGCAACCGGTGA
- a CDS encoding TIGR04282 family arsenosugar biosynthesis glycosyltransferase, with product MTRDMERTLIVFAKVPRPGRVKTRLAAAIGEVEAASLYGIMARRVLDGVRGGRYRLVVYIDPANELAAAREWLGAASVGFRPQEGGDLGERLADAFRREFQRARQVCAIGTDAPAVDRRVVERAFAELSANDLVLGPALDGGYYLIGATGYWPDLFRDVPWSTEGVMTATLARARALELRTATLEPLPDIDTVEDLERANAPPSPQPRTRAGNS from the coding sequence GTGACGCGCGACATGGAGCGCACCCTGATCGTCTTCGCGAAAGTCCCCCGTCCGGGGCGCGTCAAGACGCGACTGGCCGCCGCCATCGGGGAAGTCGAGGCCGCATCGCTGTACGGCATCATGGCACGCCGGGTGCTGGATGGCGTTCGCGGGGGGCGCTATCGCCTGGTCGTCTACATCGATCCCGCGAATGAACTGGCCGCGGCGCGTGAGTGGCTGGGGGCTGCGAGCGTCGGTTTCAGACCCCAGGAAGGCGGCGATCTGGGCGAGCGTCTGGCCGACGCCTTCCGGCGCGAGTTCCAGCGGGCGCGGCAGGTGTGCGCGATCGGCACCGACGCCCCCGCGGTGGATCGTCGCGTCGTCGAGCGCGCCTTCGCCGAGCTCTCGGCAAACGACCTCGTGCTGGGTCCCGCGCTGGACGGCGGATATTACCTGATCGGCGCGACCGGCTACTGGCCCGACCTCTTCCGCGACGTGCCCTGGAGCACCGAGGGAGTCATGACGGCGACGCTGGCTCGCGCCCGCGCCCTGGAGTTGCGCACGGCCACGCTCGAGCCCTTGCCGGACATCGACACGGTCGAAGACCTGGAACGGGCGAACGCTCCCCCGAGCCCTCAGCCGCGCACCCGCGCCGGCAACTCGTAA
- a CDS encoding CcmD family protein: MLRPRPRLVLLAALAASLASSAPLVAQVGTEVLAQQSLRPYWYVFIAYALAWLLLLGWMFSIGRRMRGLEDGGTGNRDA; this comes from the coding sequence ATGTTACGTCCCCGACCCCGACTCGTCCTCCTTGCGGCCCTGGCGGCGTCGCTGGCGTCCTCGGCTCCGCTGGTCGCCCAGGTGGGTACCGAAGTGCTCGCACAGCAATCGCTGCGGCCCTACTGGTACGTGTTCATCGCCTACGCGCTGGCGTGGCTGCTGCTCCTGGGCTGGATGTTCTCCATCGGTCGGCGGATGCGGGGACTGGAGGACGGGGGAACCGGGAATCGCGACGCATGA
- the ccsA gene encoding cytochrome c biogenesis protein CcsA, whose product MAAALGVLGVAGVLVLHWLVFFWVGTERTMGIVQRIFYVHVPSAWVTFLAFGITALCGAAYLWLRDERLDWAAQSAAEGGLVFGAIMLTSGPLWAAYAWGTPWTWEPRLTLTLLMWFVFVGYFLVRASAEDRQAGKRMAAVVGVLGALLIPLVHVSVLWFPSLHPQPVVLNVEEGPTLDGDMLITLMTGLLAFTLIFFSVFCLRYGLEHMRYQRALEMREQPRAT is encoded by the coding sequence ATGGCGGCGGCTCTGGGGGTTCTGGGCGTCGCCGGAGTACTGGTTCTCCACTGGCTGGTCTTCTTCTGGGTGGGGACGGAGCGCACCATGGGGATCGTGCAGCGGATCTTCTATGTGCACGTCCCCTCCGCCTGGGTGACCTTCCTCGCCTTCGGCATCACGGCGCTGTGCGGAGCCGCATATCTCTGGCTGCGCGACGAGCGGCTGGACTGGGCCGCGCAGTCGGCGGCCGAGGGAGGACTGGTCTTCGGGGCGATCATGCTCACTTCGGGGCCGCTCTGGGCGGCGTACGCCTGGGGAACGCCCTGGACCTGGGAGCCGCGCCTGACCCTGACGCTGCTCATGTGGTTCGTCTTCGTCGGCTACTTCCTCGTGCGCGCTTCGGCGGAGGACCGGCAGGCGGGCAAGCGCATGGCGGCGGTGGTCGGCGTGCTGGGGGCGCTGCTGATTCCGCTTGTCCACGTGAGTGTGCTCTGGTTTCCCTCGCTCCATCCCCAGCCGGTGGTGCTCAATGTCGAGGAAGGGCCGACGCTGGACGGGGACATGCTGATCACCCTCATGACGGGGCTGCTGGCCTTCACCCTCATCTTCTTCTCCGTCTTCTGCCTCAGATACGGCCTCGAGCACATGCGCTACCAGCGCGCCCTCGAAATGCGCGAACAGCCTCGGGCAACGTAA
- a CDS encoding heme exporter protein CcmB: MTVYLRQVAAIVRKDLLLEVRTGERLAAMGALTVLVAVLFRFAIDQGLVRMQLLAAGLIWMTILFGGMLGMGRTFEMEREQGAIQGLLTSPVPLDGIYLAKVVSNFILVTLIEVVALAAYWLFFGFNYGNDPLLLAGVLGVATLGFVAVTTLFSAISAQTNMGQTLLPILIFPLLVPVVIFGVTATGRIFASRPVQEVEGSLYLLAAFTVVALTAGTILFRYVVEE; this comes from the coding sequence GTGACCGTCTACCTGCGGCAGGTGGCGGCGATCGTGCGCAAGGACCTGCTGCTGGAGGTGCGCACCGGGGAACGGCTCGCGGCGATGGGTGCGCTGACCGTCCTGGTCGCCGTCCTCTTTCGTTTCGCGATCGATCAGGGGCTGGTGCGGATGCAGCTGCTGGCCGCCGGCCTGATCTGGATGACGATCCTGTTCGGAGGCATGCTGGGCATGGGCAGGACCTTCGAAATGGAGCGGGAGCAGGGCGCGATCCAGGGCCTGCTCACCAGCCCGGTCCCGCTGGATGGAATATACCTGGCGAAGGTGGTCTCCAATTTCATCCTGGTGACCCTGATCGAGGTCGTCGCGCTGGCGGCCTACTGGCTGTTCTTCGGGTTCAACTACGGCAACGACCCCCTCCTGCTGGCCGGCGTGCTGGGTGTGGCGACGCTCGGGTTCGTGGCCGTCACCACGCTGTTCAGCGCCATATCGGCGCAGACGAACATGGGACAGACCCTTCTTCCCATCCTGATCTTTCCACTCCTGGTTCCTGTGGTCATCTTCGGTGTCACGGCCACGGGCCGCATCTTCGCTTCGCGTCCCGTACAGGAGGTCGAGGGCAGCCTCTATCTGCTGGCGGCCTTCACGGTGGTGGCGCTGACGGCGGGAACGATCCTGTTTCGATACGTGGTGGAGGAATGA
- the ccmA gene encoding heme ABC exporter ATP-binding protein CcmA produces MPAAAAAPRAGLPVLEAASLVRDYGPVRAVNHVSFRLGAGEFLSVFGPNGAGKTSLLRLLAGGLRPTSGEVRVSGIPLTVGDRAARARIGILSHLSFLYGRLTARENLLFYGRLHRLGDLDSRVPDRLADVGLERYADSPVDTLSRGTVQRLAVARALLHDPGIVLLDEPYTGLDAYAGAMLQELLSALKDGGRTVVMVTHNLGRGLELADRVAIQVRGSFVFEAERADLDAAGLERSYRRAVEGRA; encoded by the coding sequence ATGCCCGCCGCCGCTGCCGCCCCCCGCGCCGGCCTCCCTGTCCTCGAGGCCGCGTCGCTGGTGCGGGACTACGGGCCGGTGCGTGCCGTGAATCACGTCTCCTTCCGCCTCGGCGCCGGTGAGTTTCTCTCGGTGTTCGGCCCCAACGGAGCGGGCAAGACGTCACTCCTGCGGCTGCTCGCCGGAGGGCTCCGCCCGACGTCCGGGGAGGTCCGCGTGTCCGGGATCCCCCTCACGGTCGGAGACCGGGCGGCGCGCGCCCGGATCGGCATCCTGTCGCACCTGAGCTTTCTGTACGGCCGCCTGACGGCCCGCGAGAATCTCCTCTTCTACGGCCGCCTGCACCGCCTCGGCGACCTGGACTCGCGGGTGCCGGACCGTCTGGCCGACGTCGGCCTCGAGCGTTACGCCGACAGCCCGGTGGACACGCTGTCCCGGGGCACGGTGCAGCGGCTGGCGGTGGCGCGCGCGCTGCTTCACGATCCCGGGATCGTCCTGCTCGACGAACCCTACACCGGTCTCGACGCCTACGCGGGCGCGATGCTGCAGGAGCTGCTTTCGGCGCTGAAGGACGGGGGCCGCACGGTCGTCATGGTCACGCACAATCTGGGGCGGGGGCTCGAGTTGGCCGACCGCGTGGCAATCCAGGTTCGCGGCAGCTTCGTGTTCGAAGCCGAGCGGGCCGATCTGGATGCCGCTGGCCTGGAACGGTCCTATCGGCGTGCGGTGGAGGGAAGGGCGTGA
- a CDS encoding zinc ribbon domain-containing protein, with product MMIVLGAVLVAAAVVLYVVQPVFSGEKAPLVSLDEEFTEAEARRHLSLVALRDVEYDFATGKIDERDYRRLRDELAREALDALQEVRRSREQAEGRPPPAQDTVADDLEQEIAAYRAALRAGTLCDRCGSANPEVALFCAACGRRLESERGEEAAPAARG from the coding sequence ATGATGATCGTTCTGGGGGCAGTTCTGGTCGCGGCCGCGGTGGTCCTCTACGTCGTGCAGCCCGTGTTCAGTGGAGAGAAGGCGCCTCTCGTGAGCCTGGACGAGGAGTTCACCGAGGCGGAGGCGCGCAGGCACCTGAGCCTGGTGGCGCTGCGCGACGTCGAGTACGACTTCGCGACCGGAAAGATCGACGAACGCGACTACCGCCGCTTGCGCGACGAGTTGGCGCGCGAGGCACTGGATGCGTTGCAGGAGGTGCGGCGGAGCCGGGAGCAGGCAGAGGGCCGCCCTCCGCCCGCGCAGGACACCGTGGCCGACGACCTCGAACAGGAAATCGCGGCGTATCGGGCCGCCCTGAGAGCGGGCACGCTGTGCGACCGCTGCGGCAGCGCCAACCCGGAGGTGGCGCTCTTCTGCGCGGCCTGCGGCCGACGCCTTGAGTCGGAGCGCGGGGAGGAGGCCGCGCCGGCCGCGCGGGGCTGA